A genomic segment from Drosophila miranda strain MSH22 chromosome 3, D.miranda_PacBio2.1, whole genome shotgun sequence encodes:
- the LOC108159251 gene encoding NAD kinase isoform X1 — protein sequence MTCLSDIDLATLHQHRLEERFSYKLAWSGTAHQQTQYNDLLVRHNASLKRQRIIQHKANQASSKPREQGESTTNTASNQNSQLTKSEDEHDDGYFDSSTRRRRSGTWPRTRSLNAPSPFQQFGPCGRIMKNSAMVMQIQDPASQRLTWYKPPLTVLVIKKKDSQVLLPFVQLVEWLVQEKHMVVWVESAVLEDKLLRDDVKLENESAKFRQVHGDYCGVRERFLALREKLVTFKDGRDDLTDRIDFIVCLGGDGTLLYASQLFQQSVPPVMAFYLGSLGFLTPFQCDNFQEQVTNVLEGHAALTLRSRLRCSIHRKGERRKESLQPAGSNLLKPSHHPYLKYIELNNGASSGANNNYCNPHMSSNNSILVLNEVVINRGPSPYLSNIDIFLDGKYITSVQGDGLIVSTPTGSTAYAAAAGASMIHPSVPAILVTPICPHSLSFRPIVVPAGVELRISISPDSRNTSRVSFDGRNDQELNHGDSLRVTTSIYPVPSICSQDQISDWFDSLAEGLHWNVRKRQKCLDELSDLTASGSEDTLDEFDNLKIYDASGSSLDT from the exons ATGACGTGCCTTTCGGACATTGATCTGGCAACCCTGCACCAGCATCGTCTGGAGGAGCGCTTCAGTTATAAGCTGGCCTGGAGCGGCACAGCCCATCAGCAGACCCAATACAATGATCTACTGGTGCGGCATAATGCCTCCCTTAAGCGGCAAAGAATCATCCAGCACAAAGCAAACCAGGCGAGTTCCAAGCCCAGGGAACAAGGCGAATCCACAACAAACACGGCCAGTAATCAGAATAGCCAGCTGACCAAGTCCGAGGACGAGCATGACGATGGCTACTTTGATTCATCAACCCGACGCAGGCGTAGTGGCACCTGGCC GCGCACCCGGAGCTTAAATGCCCCGTCGCCCTTCCAGCAGTTCGGACCATGCGGACGCATTATGAAAAACTCCGCCATGGTGATGCAGATTCAAGATCCGGCCAGCCAGCGCCTGACCTGGTACAAGCCACCGCTCACAGTGCTGGTGATCAAGAAAAAGGACTCTCAAGTCCTCCTGCCGTTTGTCCAGCTGGTGGAGTGGCTGGTGCAGGAGAAGCACATGGTCGTGTGGGTTGAGTCCGCCGTGCTGGAGGATAAGCTGCTGCGGGACGATGTCAAGCTGGAGAACGAGAGCGCCAAGTTCCGACAGGTGCACGGAGACTACTGTGGCGTGCGTGAGCGTTTTCTGGCGCTGCGCGAGAAGCTGGTGACATTCAA GGATGGTCGCGATGATCTAACCGATCGCATCGACTTTATTGTCTGCCTCGGAGGGGACGGCACCTTGCTGTACGCATCTCAGCTGTTCCAGCAATCAGTGCCGCCCGTGATGGCCTTCTATCTGGGCTCACTGGGCTTTCTTACGCCCTTCCAGTGTGATAACTTTCAGGAGCAGGTGACCAATGTACTGGAGGGTCACGCTGCCCTCACCCTGCGCAGCCGCCTGCGTTGCTCCATCCATCGCAAGGGCGAACGCCGCAAGGAGTCGCTCCAGCCAGCCGGCAGCAACCTGCTGAAGCCAAGTCATCATCCTTACCTGAAATATATAGAGCTCAACAATGGAGCATCCTCTGGTGCCAATAACAATTACTGCAACCCGCATATGTCATCAAACAACAGCATCCTGGTGCTCAACGAGGTGGTTATCAATCGTGGCCCGTCGCCATATCTCAGCAACATTGATATATTCTTGGATGGCAAGTACATCACCTCTGTTCAGGGCGATGGCCTGATTGTGTCGACTCCGACTGGGAGCACAGCGTATGCGGCAGCAGCTGGTGCCTCCATGATCCATCCCTCCGTGCCGGCCATACTGGTGACTCCCATCTGTCCGCACTCGCTGAGCTTCAGGCCCATTGTGGTGCCAGCAGGAGTGGAGCTGAGA ATATCCATATCGCCGGATAGCCGCAACACCTCGCGCGTCTCCTTCGATGGACGCAACGACCAGGAACTGAATCATGGAGATAGCCTGCGGGTGACCACCTCCATCTATCCCGTTCCCAGCATTTGCTCTCAGGATCAGATCTCTGATTGGTTCGACTCACTCGCCGAGGGACTCCATTGGAATGTGCGCAAGCGCCAGAAGTGCCTCGATGAGCTGTCGGACCTGACGGCCTCCGGATCGGAGGACACGCTCGACGAGTTTGACAATCTGAAGATCTACGATGCGAGTGGTTCTTCCCTGGATACTTGA
- the LOC108159251 gene encoding NAD kinase isoform X3 has translation MQHQKLRLAATLQRQGSLSAAAAVEEAEEQKQQVAQAPDPRILRRTRSLNAPSPFQQFGPCGRIMKNSAMVMQIQDPASQRLTWYKPPLTVLVIKKKDSQVLLPFVQLVEWLVQEKHMVVWVESAVLEDKLLRDDVKLENESAKFRQVHGDYCGVRERFLALREKLVTFKDGRDDLTDRIDFIVCLGGDGTLLYASQLFQQSVPPVMAFYLGSLGFLTPFQCDNFQEQVTNVLEGHAALTLRSRLRCSIHRKGERRKESLQPAGSNLLKPSHHPYLKYIELNNGASSGANNNYCNPHMSSNNSILVLNEVVINRGPSPYLSNIDIFLDGKYITSVQGDGLIVSTPTGSTAYAAAAGASMIHPSVPAILVTPICPHSLSFRPIVVPAGVELRISISPDSRNTSRVSFDGRNDQELNHGDSLRVTTSIYPVPSICSQDQISDWFDSLAEGLHWNVRKRQKCLDELSDLTASGSEDTLDEFDNLKIYDASGSSLDT, from the exons ATGCAGCATCAAAAGTTGCGACTTGCGGCGACCCTGCAACGTCAGGGTTCTCtgagtgcagcagcagccgttgAGGAGGCGGAAGAACAAAAGCAACAAGTAGCCCAGGCACCCGACCCGCGCATTTTGAG GCGCACCCGGAGCTTAAATGCCCCGTCGCCCTTCCAGCAGTTCGGACCATGCGGACGCATTATGAAAAACTCCGCCATGGTGATGCAGATTCAAGATCCGGCCAGCCAGCGCCTGACCTGGTACAAGCCACCGCTCACAGTGCTGGTGATCAAGAAAAAGGACTCTCAAGTCCTCCTGCCGTTTGTCCAGCTGGTGGAGTGGCTGGTGCAGGAGAAGCACATGGTCGTGTGGGTTGAGTCCGCCGTGCTGGAGGATAAGCTGCTGCGGGACGATGTCAAGCTGGAGAACGAGAGCGCCAAGTTCCGACAGGTGCACGGAGACTACTGTGGCGTGCGTGAGCGTTTTCTGGCGCTGCGCGAGAAGCTGGTGACATTCAA GGATGGTCGCGATGATCTAACCGATCGCATCGACTTTATTGTCTGCCTCGGAGGGGACGGCACCTTGCTGTACGCATCTCAGCTGTTCCAGCAATCAGTGCCGCCCGTGATGGCCTTCTATCTGGGCTCACTGGGCTTTCTTACGCCCTTCCAGTGTGATAACTTTCAGGAGCAGGTGACCAATGTACTGGAGGGTCACGCTGCCCTCACCCTGCGCAGCCGCCTGCGTTGCTCCATCCATCGCAAGGGCGAACGCCGCAAGGAGTCGCTCCAGCCAGCCGGCAGCAACCTGCTGAAGCCAAGTCATCATCCTTACCTGAAATATATAGAGCTCAACAATGGAGCATCCTCTGGTGCCAATAACAATTACTGCAACCCGCATATGTCATCAAACAACAGCATCCTGGTGCTCAACGAGGTGGTTATCAATCGTGGCCCGTCGCCATATCTCAGCAACATTGATATATTCTTGGATGGCAAGTACATCACCTCTGTTCAGGGCGATGGCCTGATTGTGTCGACTCCGACTGGGAGCACAGCGTATGCGGCAGCAGCTGGTGCCTCCATGATCCATCCCTCCGTGCCGGCCATACTGGTGACTCCCATCTGTCCGCACTCGCTGAGCTTCAGGCCCATTGTGGTGCCAGCAGGAGTGGAGCTGAGA ATATCCATATCGCCGGATAGCCGCAACACCTCGCGCGTCTCCTTCGATGGACGCAACGACCAGGAACTGAATCATGGAGATAGCCTGCGGGTGACCACCTCCATCTATCCCGTTCCCAGCATTTGCTCTCAGGATCAGATCTCTGATTGGTTCGACTCACTCGCCGAGGGACTCCATTGGAATGTGCGCAAGCGCCAGAAGTGCCTCGATGAGCTGTCGGACCTGACGGCCTCCGGATCGGAGGACACGCTCGACGAGTTTGACAATCTGAAGATCTACGATGCGAGTGGTTCTTCCCTGGATACTTGA
- the LOC108159251 gene encoding NAD kinase isoform X4: MNPEDMQRARQMVNVEATQPLGSPTSLRRTLAGNLLDKRTQFRRTRSLNAPSPFQQFGPCGRIMKNSAMVMQIQDPASQRLTWYKPPLTVLVIKKKDSQVLLPFVQLVEWLVQEKHMVVWVESAVLEDKLLRDDVKLENESAKFRQVHGDYCGVRERFLALREKLVTFKDGRDDLTDRIDFIVCLGGDGTLLYASQLFQQSVPPVMAFYLGSLGFLTPFQCDNFQEQVTNVLEGHAALTLRSRLRCSIHRKGERRKESLQPAGSNLLKPSHHPYLKYIELNNGASSGANNNYCNPHMSSNNSILVLNEVVINRGPSPYLSNIDIFLDGKYITSVQGDGLIVSTPTGSTAYAAAAGASMIHPSVPAILVTPICPHSLSFRPIVVPAGVELRISISPDSRNTSRVSFDGRNDQELNHGDSLRVTTSIYPVPSICSQDQISDWFDSLAEGLHWNVRKRQKCLDELSDLTASGSEDTLDEFDNLKIYDASGSSLDT; the protein is encoded by the exons GCGCACCCGGAGCTTAAATGCCCCGTCGCCCTTCCAGCAGTTCGGACCATGCGGACGCATTATGAAAAACTCCGCCATGGTGATGCAGATTCAAGATCCGGCCAGCCAGCGCCTGACCTGGTACAAGCCACCGCTCACAGTGCTGGTGATCAAGAAAAAGGACTCTCAAGTCCTCCTGCCGTTTGTCCAGCTGGTGGAGTGGCTGGTGCAGGAGAAGCACATGGTCGTGTGGGTTGAGTCCGCCGTGCTGGAGGATAAGCTGCTGCGGGACGATGTCAAGCTGGAGAACGAGAGCGCCAAGTTCCGACAGGTGCACGGAGACTACTGTGGCGTGCGTGAGCGTTTTCTGGCGCTGCGCGAGAAGCTGGTGACATTCAA GGATGGTCGCGATGATCTAACCGATCGCATCGACTTTATTGTCTGCCTCGGAGGGGACGGCACCTTGCTGTACGCATCTCAGCTGTTCCAGCAATCAGTGCCGCCCGTGATGGCCTTCTATCTGGGCTCACTGGGCTTTCTTACGCCCTTCCAGTGTGATAACTTTCAGGAGCAGGTGACCAATGTACTGGAGGGTCACGCTGCCCTCACCCTGCGCAGCCGCCTGCGTTGCTCCATCCATCGCAAGGGCGAACGCCGCAAGGAGTCGCTCCAGCCAGCCGGCAGCAACCTGCTGAAGCCAAGTCATCATCCTTACCTGAAATATATAGAGCTCAACAATGGAGCATCCTCTGGTGCCAATAACAATTACTGCAACCCGCATATGTCATCAAACAACAGCATCCTGGTGCTCAACGAGGTGGTTATCAATCGTGGCCCGTCGCCATATCTCAGCAACATTGATATATTCTTGGATGGCAAGTACATCACCTCTGTTCAGGGCGATGGCCTGATTGTGTCGACTCCGACTGGGAGCACAGCGTATGCGGCAGCAGCTGGTGCCTCCATGATCCATCCCTCCGTGCCGGCCATACTGGTGACTCCCATCTGTCCGCACTCGCTGAGCTTCAGGCCCATTGTGGTGCCAGCAGGAGTGGAGCTGAGA ATATCCATATCGCCGGATAGCCGCAACACCTCGCGCGTCTCCTTCGATGGACGCAACGACCAGGAACTGAATCATGGAGATAGCCTGCGGGTGACCACCTCCATCTATCCCGTTCCCAGCATTTGCTCTCAGGATCAGATCTCTGATTGGTTCGACTCACTCGCCGAGGGACTCCATTGGAATGTGCGCAAGCGCCAGAAGTGCCTCGATGAGCTGTCGGACCTGACGGCCTCCGGATCGGAGGACACGCTCGACGAGTTTGACAATCTGAAGATCTACGATGCGAGTGGTTCTTCCCTGGATACTTGA
- the LOC108159251 gene encoding NAD kinase isoform X5 encodes MKNSAMVMQIQDPASQRLTWYKPPLTVLVIKKKDSQVLLPFVQLVEWLVQEKHMVVWVESAVLEDKLLRDDVKLENESAKFRQVHGDYCGVRERFLALREKLVTFKDGRDDLTDRIDFIVCLGGDGTLLYASQLFQQSVPPVMAFYLGSLGFLTPFQCDNFQEQVTNVLEGHAALTLRSRLRCSIHRKGERRKESLQPAGSNLLKPSHHPYLKYIELNNGASSGANNNYCNPHMSSNNSILVLNEVVINRGPSPYLSNIDIFLDGKYITSVQGDGLIVSTPTGSTAYAAAAGASMIHPSVPAILVTPICPHSLSFRPIVVPAGVELRISISPDSRNTSRVSFDGRNDQELNHGDSLRVTTSIYPVPSICSQDQISDWFDSLAEGLHWNVRKRQKCLDELSDLTASGSEDTLDEFDNLKIYDASGSSLDT; translated from the exons ATGAAAAACTCCGCCATGGTGATGCAGATTCAAGATCCGGCCAGCCAGCGCCTGACCTGGTACAAGCCACCGCTCACAGTGCTGGTGATCAAGAAAAAGGACTCTCAAGTCCTCCTGCCGTTTGTCCAGCTGGTGGAGTGGCTGGTGCAGGAGAAGCACATGGTCGTGTGGGTTGAGTCCGCCGTGCTGGAGGATAAGCTGCTGCGGGACGATGTCAAGCTGGAGAACGAGAGCGCCAAGTTCCGACAGGTGCACGGAGACTACTGTGGCGTGCGTGAGCGTTTTCTGGCGCTGCGCGAGAAGCTGGTGACATTCAA GGATGGTCGCGATGATCTAACCGATCGCATCGACTTTATTGTCTGCCTCGGAGGGGACGGCACCTTGCTGTACGCATCTCAGCTGTTCCAGCAATCAGTGCCGCCCGTGATGGCCTTCTATCTGGGCTCACTGGGCTTTCTTACGCCCTTCCAGTGTGATAACTTTCAGGAGCAGGTGACCAATGTACTGGAGGGTCACGCTGCCCTCACCCTGCGCAGCCGCCTGCGTTGCTCCATCCATCGCAAGGGCGAACGCCGCAAGGAGTCGCTCCAGCCAGCCGGCAGCAACCTGCTGAAGCCAAGTCATCATCCTTACCTGAAATATATAGAGCTCAACAATGGAGCATCCTCTGGTGCCAATAACAATTACTGCAACCCGCATATGTCATCAAACAACAGCATCCTGGTGCTCAACGAGGTGGTTATCAATCGTGGCCCGTCGCCATATCTCAGCAACATTGATATATTCTTGGATGGCAAGTACATCACCTCTGTTCAGGGCGATGGCCTGATTGTGTCGACTCCGACTGGGAGCACAGCGTATGCGGCAGCAGCTGGTGCCTCCATGATCCATCCCTCCGTGCCGGCCATACTGGTGACTCCCATCTGTCCGCACTCGCTGAGCTTCAGGCCCATTGTGGTGCCAGCAGGAGTGGAGCTGAGA ATATCCATATCGCCGGATAGCCGCAACACCTCGCGCGTCTCCTTCGATGGACGCAACGACCAGGAACTGAATCATGGAGATAGCCTGCGGGTGACCACCTCCATCTATCCCGTTCCCAGCATTTGCTCTCAGGATCAGATCTCTGATTGGTTCGACTCACTCGCCGAGGGACTCCATTGGAATGTGCGCAAGCGCCAGAAGTGCCTCGATGAGCTGTCGGACCTGACGGCCTCCGGATCGGAGGACACGCTCGACGAGTTTGACAATCTGAAGATCTACGATGCGAGTGGTTCTTCCCTGGATACTTGA